The following proteins come from a genomic window of Halorussus halophilus:
- the msrB gene encoding peptide-methionine (R)-S-oxide reductase MsrB: MSQETDDLPKSDAEWGEQLSDEEYQILREAGTERPFSGEHVDRKDDGTYVCAGCGAELFDSETKYDSGCGWPSFYDTDSDRIETRRDTSKGMDRIEVLCANCDGHLGHVFEDGPEPTGKRYCINSAAMDFEGETNEE, translated from the coding sequence ATGAGCCAAGAGACCGACGACCTCCCGAAATCGGACGCCGAGTGGGGCGAGCAACTCTCCGACGAGGAGTACCAGATTCTCCGCGAGGCAGGCACCGAGCGACCGTTCTCCGGCGAACACGTAGACCGAAAAGACGACGGTACCTACGTCTGTGCTGGCTGTGGCGCGGAACTGTTCGACTCGGAGACAAAGTACGATTCCGGTTGTGGGTGGCCGAGTTTCTACGACACCGACAGCGACCGCATCGAGACGCGTCGCGACACGAGCAAGGGGATGGACCGCATCGAGGTGCTGTGTGCCAACTGCGACGGCCACCTCGGCCACGTCTTCGAGGACGGGCCGGAACCGACCGGGAAACGCTACTGTATCAACTCTGCGGCGATGGACTTCGAAGGCGAGACTAACGAGGAGTAG
- a CDS encoding Nif3-like dinuclear metal center hexameric protein — MDLAELTARYDDRLRTADFADLDASANGLQVGPDHREVESVAFAVDAASQTIEQAAERGADALVVHHGISWGGIERVTGREYDHVSTLVENDLALYVSHLPLDSHPELGNAAGIADLLGLDSQEAFGEMGPEHIGQRGRAESAFSTEELRETLDAELDHGGEGVQVIDFGPDELEDVAIVTGSGVDWLEEAIEKDVDALITGEGKQKAYHMAREAGVTVLLGGHYATETFGVQSLQSLADEWGVETTFVDAPTGL, encoded by the coding sequence ATGGACCTCGCCGAACTCACCGCGCGATACGACGACCGCCTGCGAACCGCCGACTTCGCCGATTTGGACGCCAGCGCCAACGGCCTCCAAGTCGGCCCGGACCACCGAGAGGTGGAGAGCGTAGCCTTCGCCGTGGACGCCGCCAGTCAGACCATCGAACAAGCGGCCGAGCGCGGCGCAGACGCACTCGTCGTCCATCACGGCATCTCGTGGGGCGGCATCGAGCGCGTGACTGGCCGCGAGTACGACCACGTCTCGACACTGGTCGAAAACGACCTCGCGCTGTACGTCTCGCACCTGCCGCTCGATTCGCACCCCGAACTCGGCAACGCCGCCGGAATCGCCGACCTGCTCGGTCTCGATTCCCAGGAAGCGTTCGGCGAGATGGGGCCCGAACACATCGGCCAGCGCGGGCGGGCAGAAAGCGCGTTCTCGACTGAAGAACTCAGGGAGACACTCGACGCCGAACTCGACCACGGCGGAGAAGGCGTGCAGGTCATCGACTTCGGTCCCGACGAACTCGAAGACGTGGCCATCGTCACCGGCAGCGGTGTCGATTGGCTCGAAGAAGCTATCGAGAAGGACGTGGACGCCCTGATAACCGGCGAGGGTAAACAGAAGGCCTACCACATGGCTCGCGAGGCGGGTGTCACCGTCTTGCTCGGCGGCCACTACGCCACCGAGACGTTCGGCGTCCAGTCGTTGCAGAGCCTCGCCGACGAGTGGGGAGTAGAGACGACCTTCGTGGACGCGCCGACCGGATTGTAG
- a CDS encoding DUF7522 family protein: MTPNLDNFVAFLHERTSGSLRAVRFYTSQSHRSLYARDDVRERLSDRDIDRFVARAREELAECDDDVWWFTAGDLEATVRVFRESVIVNLLVSKEYGILVSLDASVASQLNTFIDDCREWLTDT, from the coding sequence ATGACTCCAAATCTGGACAACTTCGTCGCGTTTCTCCACGAACGCACGAGTGGTTCTCTCCGCGCGGTGCGCTTCTACACGTCTCAGTCTCATCGCTCGCTGTACGCCCGCGACGACGTTCGGGAGCGACTCTCCGACAGAGACATCGACCGATTCGTCGCTCGTGCCCGTGAAGAGCTAGCAGAGTGCGACGACGACGTCTGGTGGTTCACCGCGGGCGACTTGGAGGCGACGGTCAGGGTGTTTCGCGAGTCGGTCATCGTCAACCTACTCGTCTCGAAGGAGTACGGCATCCTCGTCTCGCTCGACGCGAGCGTCGCGTCGCAACTCAACACGTTTATCGACGACTGTCGGGAGTGGTTGACAGATACGTAG
- a CDS encoding metal-dependent hydrolase — protein MMATTHALVGVVLAAVTTMVAPELTPVALPAAVAGSVFPDFDLYSGHRRTLHYPTYYSAFALPVVALAVVAPSVPAIALAFFLTGAAVHSVMDIFGGGLELKPWQAASERAVYDHFQGRWVPPKRWIRYDGAPEDLLVAIALASPALVLYDQPVTLFVGAVLAVSAAYTFLRKPLAVLVERLVPALPVGMQTRLPDRFRDASK, from the coding sequence ATGATGGCGACCACCCACGCGCTGGTCGGGGTCGTTCTCGCGGCCGTCACCACGATGGTCGCCCCCGAACTGACGCCGGTCGCGCTCCCAGCGGCCGTCGCTGGAAGCGTCTTCCCGGACTTCGACTTGTACTCGGGGCATCGGCGAACGCTGCACTATCCGACCTACTACTCGGCGTTCGCGCTCCCTGTGGTCGCGCTCGCAGTCGTCGCCCCGAGTGTGCCAGCAATCGCGCTCGCGTTCTTCCTCACGGGTGCGGCGGTCCACTCGGTGATGGACATCTTCGGCGGCGGGCTCGAACTCAAGCCGTGGCAAGCCGCCTCCGAACGGGCGGTGTACGACCACTTTCAGGGGCGGTGGGTACCCCCAAAGCGGTGGATTCGCTACGACGGAGCGCCCGAGGACCTGCTCGTCGCCATCGCGCTCGCTTCGCCCGCGCTGGTACTGTACGACCAACCAGTAACGCTGTTCGTCGGCGCGGTGCTGGCCGTGTCGGCGGCCTACACCTTCCTCCGGAAGCCGCTCGCAGTGCTGGTCGAGCGCCTCGTTCCGGCGCTTCCGGTCGGCATGCAGACGCGACTGCCCGACCGCTTCCGGGACGCGAGCAAGTGA
- a CDS encoding deoxyhypusine synthase, whose translation MSDHDENHEEQAGDDHEGHHEPHREEFHHDPIAHAEARAGMTVGELVGEYGNAGIGAADLHEAVDIYAEMLDDDVTNFFGLAGAMVPTGMRRIVADLIRDGHIDALVTTGANLTHDAIEAIGGKHHHGAEESEGKSMREHDEQLRDEQVDRIYNVYLPQEHFALFESHLREEVFTVLEEEGAVSIQRLTEELGRANNEVNAEEGIEEGAGIAAAAYENDVPVYCPAVQDSVLGLQAWMYSQTSDFTLDALSDMTGITDLAFEAEKSGAMVVGGGVPKNYTLQTMLVAPQAYDYAVQLTMDPPQTGGLSGATLDEARSWGKLEKAARNASVYADATITLPLVVAAAREKAGE comes from the coding sequence ATGAGCGACCACGACGAGAACCACGAAGAGCAGGCCGGAGACGACCACGAGGGTCACCACGAACCCCACCGCGAGGAGTTCCACCACGACCCCATCGCCCACGCCGAAGCGCGGGCGGGCATGACCGTCGGCGAGTTAGTCGGCGAGTACGGCAACGCAGGCATCGGCGCGGCCGACCTCCACGAGGCCGTGGACATCTACGCCGAGATGCTCGACGACGACGTGACGAACTTCTTCGGACTCGCTGGCGCGATGGTGCCGACCGGTATGCGCCGCATCGTCGCGGACCTGATTCGAGACGGCCACATCGACGCGCTGGTGACGACCGGCGCGAACTTGACCCACGACGCCATCGAGGCGATTGGGGGTAAACATCACCACGGCGCAGAGGAATCTGAGGGGAAGTCGATGCGCGAACACGACGAGCAACTGCGCGACGAGCAGGTAGACCGCATCTACAACGTCTATCTTCCGCAAGAACACTTCGCGCTGTTCGAGAGCCACCTGCGAGAAGAAGTCTTCACGGTCCTCGAAGAGGAAGGCGCGGTCAGCATCCAGCGCCTCACCGAGGAATTGGGTCGCGCGAACAACGAGGTCAACGCCGAGGAGGGCATCGAAGAGGGCGCGGGCATCGCGGCCGCGGCGTACGAGAACGACGTACCGGTGTACTGCCCCGCAGTGCAGGATTCGGTCCTCGGACTGCAGGCGTGGATGTACTCCCAGACGTCCGACTTCACGCTCGACGCGCTATCGGACATGACCGGCATCACCGACCTCGCGTTCGAGGCAGAGAAGTCCGGCGCGATGGTCGTCGGCGGCGGTGTCCCGAAGAACTACACGCTCCAGACGATGCTCGTCGCCCCGCAGGCGTACGACTACGCGGTGCAACTGACCATGGACCCGCCACAGACCGGCGGTCTCTCGGGCGCGACGCTCGACGAAGCGCGCTCGTGGGGCAAACTGGAGAAAGCCGCGCGGAACGCCTCTGTGTACGCCGACGCGACGATTACCCTTCCGCTGGTCGTCGCGGCGGCCCGCGAGAAGGCCGGAGAGTAG
- a CDS encoding SprT-like domain-containing protein encodes MSALASAGTHEELILGSRAYCREAARERDLDVDFSLVDWEVSTRAKRRAAAVKRPKIRDATVGDPLAWDELDPRKRECTVSLTWAAFESFDTAEWASTLRHELIHVEQFQRFGTTDHGAAFKERAETVEASIRCPSFADAKYVLRCASCSGVVARRYRECDLVRDPDQYRSSCCEARLSCESKSGRDAVRRE; translated from the coding sequence CTGAGCGCGCTGGCGAGCGCCGGAACCCACGAGGAGCTAATTTTGGGGTCGCGGGCGTACTGTCGAGAGGCCGCTCGCGAGCGCGACCTCGACGTGGACTTCTCGCTGGTGGACTGGGAAGTCTCGACGCGGGCTAAACGGCGCGCCGCCGCGGTCAAGCGCCCGAAGATTCGGGACGCCACGGTGGGCGACCCGCTGGCGTGGGACGAACTGGACCCGCGAAAACGCGAGTGTACCGTCTCGCTGACGTGGGCCGCGTTCGAGTCGTTCGACACTGCAGAGTGGGCTTCGACGCTCCGCCACGAGTTGATTCACGTCGAGCAGTTCCAGCGGTTCGGCACGACCGACCACGGCGCGGCGTTCAAAGAGCGCGCTGAGACTGTCGAGGCGTCGATTCGGTGTCCGTCGTTCGCCGACGCGAAGTACGTCCTTCGGTGTGCGTCGTGTTCGGGCGTCGTCGCGCGGCGCTACCGAGAGTGCGACCTCGTGCGCGACCCGGACCAGTATCGGTCGTCCTGCTGTGAGGCGAGGTTGTCGTGCGAGTCGAAGTCTGGTCGTGACGCCGTTCGGAGGGAGTGA
- a CDS encoding MFS transporter produces the protein MSLTTFIVVVNASLMNVAIPTMVDEFETTVIVIQGAVALYSLVIAALILPAGTLPTRHSSRRLLAVALIVYAGGTLVAAISWNTTILYLGWSFIQGSAAAVIFPLTFTVLTVSYEDDDRAKAFGLLAGVHGVGSTLGPIIGGALTTYASWRWGFSLQLVGVGVILFFVQYVSPNPLSETRSSLDKGGTVLSVVGATSLVTGFLLSGKYGWVVQRRPFFVGEIQFNPFGTSPAIWLLGGGLLTFAAFVQYERRLERAGRSPLVPLNVLTNRSFLSGVITYNIRSIVSAGFMFIFPVYLQAVLGYTAFETGLALLPYSIASILFATFTTSWHKFISARTLVQIGIVCMGIGLMLLYEQTGPGQTIGRMLVPVALYGAGVGLIMAQIGNMTMSAVPTANSPEASGVLNVSSSIGFSLGTAVVGSYFLGRFYGSVVDGVLRAEHVTVSVEQRNDLVIALEDAAETATEATQQQFLRQLTPPQRQLLEDIFETAMFDAQQATLLLLILVVLLLLVVSTFLPRQIPEADERTDDPESPRDSR, from the coding sequence GTGAGTCTGACGACGTTCATCGTAGTCGTCAACGCATCTCTGATGAACGTGGCGATTCCGACGATGGTAGACGAGTTCGAGACCACGGTCATCGTGATTCAAGGGGCGGTTGCGCTATACTCGCTGGTGATAGCTGCGCTGATTCTCCCGGCCGGTACGCTGCCGACTCGGCATAGTAGTAGGCGTCTACTGGCAGTCGCACTGATCGTCTATGCCGGAGGGACGCTGGTGGCGGCGATTAGCTGGAATACGACGATCCTCTATCTCGGCTGGTCGTTCATCCAGGGTTCCGCGGCCGCTGTGATATTTCCCCTGACGTTCACTGTACTGACAGTCAGTTACGAAGACGACGATCGGGCGAAGGCGTTCGGTCTGTTGGCTGGCGTCCACGGGGTTGGATCGACGCTCGGACCGATTATCGGTGGCGCACTAACCACGTACGCAAGTTGGCGGTGGGGATTTTCGCTCCAACTCGTCGGTGTGGGGGTTATTCTCTTCTTCGTTCAGTACGTGAGTCCGAACCCACTGTCAGAAACACGCAGTTCGTTGGATAAAGGGGGGACAGTTCTGTCCGTCGTCGGTGCGACGTCGCTCGTCACTGGATTCCTTCTTAGTGGGAAGTACGGATGGGTAGTCCAACGGCGGCCGTTCTTCGTCGGCGAGATACAGTTCAATCCGTTCGGGACGTCGCCAGCAATCTGGTTGCTCGGGGGAGGACTCCTCACGTTCGCCGCGTTCGTGCAGTACGAACGCCGACTGGAGCGTGCTGGGAGGTCACCGCTCGTTCCGTTGAACGTACTCACGAACCGCTCGTTTTTATCCGGTGTTATTACGTACAATATCCGCTCGATAGTCTCGGCTGGCTTCATGTTTATCTTCCCGGTCTATCTCCAGGCAGTACTTGGATACACCGCCTTCGAGACTGGCCTCGCGCTGTTGCCGTACTCTATCGCGTCGATCCTTTTTGCGACGTTTACGACCAGTTGGCATAAGTTCATCTCGGCGAGGACGCTCGTTCAGATCGGTATCGTGTGTATGGGCATCGGACTGATGCTGTTGTACGAGCAGACAGGCCCCGGTCAGACTATCGGCAGGATGCTTGTCCCAGTGGCGCTTTACGGGGCCGGTGTCGGACTCATAATGGCACAGATCGGCAACATGACAATGTCGGCTGTTCCTACCGCGAATTCCCCCGAGGCATCCGGAGTCCTGAACGTCAGCAGTTCGATAGGGTTTTCGCTGGGGACAGCAGTCGTTGGCTCGTATTTTCTCGGACGGTTCTATGGGAGTGTCGTCGATGGGGTGCTACGAGCAGAACACGTGACCGTTTCAGTGGAGCAGCGAAACGATCTCGTGATAGCTCTCGAAGACGCAGCAGAGACCGCGACCGAAGCCACGCAACAACAGTTCCTGCGCCAACTCACTCCTCCACAACGACAATTGCTCGAAGATATCTTTGAGACCGCGATGTTCGACGCTCAACAGGCGACCCTGCTCCTTCTTATACTGGTCGTGTTGCTCCTGCTCGTCGTATCGACGTTCTTGCCACGGCAGATACCGGAAGCCGACGAACGAACCGACGACCCCGAATCACCCCGGGATAGTCGGTGA
- a CDS encoding ATP-grasp domain-containing protein, translated as MPASKPTIAISYYEDRGNPLKHQLFDRLRSWTDLRILHPETEHPDLAEMGFDFYHMAAWRHAALADLRRARKAEVPTLNSYHGAATTEDRLARCRTLRNEGVRVPPFEFGRAEQITLGPPVLVKPRHELGDGGHEFRVVYSGSLEFDGERFVERYVVPRRSYKIFGVGDQTRATRHIPPDGTPKEVETPRRFRELTAEIADLFDLGLFELDVVVHKGLYVIDVNPVVSLAGVDDAVDIYESLLREAVRSA; from the coding sequence ATGCCAGCGAGCAAGCCAACAATCGCTATCTCCTACTACGAGGACCGAGGCAATCCCCTCAAACACCAGTTGTTCGACCGCCTTCGGTCGTGGACCGACCTCCGAATACTCCATCCGGAGACCGAACATCCTGACCTCGCCGAGATGGGCTTCGATTTCTACCACATGGCCGCGTGGCGACACGCCGCGCTCGCTGACCTCCGGCGAGCGCGCAAAGCGGAGGTTCCGACGCTCAACAGCTACCACGGGGCCGCGACGACCGAAGACCGACTGGCGCGCTGTCGAACCCTTCGAAACGAGGGGGTTCGCGTGCCGCCGTTCGAGTTCGGCCGCGCAGAGCAAATCACGCTCGGCCCACCGGTGCTGGTCAAGCCTCGTCACGAACTCGGTGACGGCGGCCACGAGTTTCGCGTCGTCTACTCGGGGTCCCTCGAATTCGACGGCGAGCGGTTCGTGGAGCGGTACGTCGTCCCGCGGCGAAGTTACAAGATTTTCGGCGTCGGCGACCAGACGCGCGCGACGCGACACATTCCACCAGACGGAACGCCCAAGGAAGTCGAGACGCCGCGTCGGTTCCGCGAGTTGACCGCAGAGATAGCGGACCTCTTCGACCTCGGACTGTTCGAACTCGACGTAGTGGTGCACAAGGGACTGTACGTCATCGACGTGAACCCGGTCGTGAGTCTCGCGGGCGTGGACGACGCCGTCGATATCTACGAGTCACTCCTACGCGAAGCAGTACGGAGTGCCTGA
- a CDS encoding phosphoenolpyruvate carboxykinase (ATP) codes for MSDSGQTVHSPKTVLPSPADADNVEYNPSLETLREYSAEFETTAEFGSPSYVSDERSRNADKTKNAIDDEFGPSDYAHVEEALDRARQNEMVCVDRQMGRHPDHSYRCRLYVSKRYSRIALTWAKLFEPAEDDPEAEPDFLTVQVPENEEIAVRILPDEGVTTVLGTDYTGEAKKSFLRLFMLRAKEQGGLGLHAGSKRVTLQTEGDEAGDTEDVGQLFLGLSATGKSTLTAHGLWLDDDEDATMLQDDVCALLPDGTVAGSEGEGLYVKTIGLDADEQPAMHAAVTDDSAVLENVDVAEDGTVDFDSDYHTSNGRAVIQRDKLASAGEDIDLPEVDQVFFITRNPTMPPVAKLSPEEAAVSFMLGESIQTSAGDPSKAGESIRVVGTNPFIMGSKGEEGNRFRDLIEDLGVECYVLNTGHIGGKDIGVTESVTILRELARGTVEWTRDDATGLTVPSDVPGMDIDEFAVADNVDDYERALADLRTEREVHLDTFEELSEDIRDAVY; via the coding sequence ATGTCAGACTCCGGGCAGACAGTCCACTCGCCGAAGACGGTACTTCCCTCTCCGGCCGACGCGGACAACGTCGAGTACAATCCATCGTTAGAGACGCTGCGAGAGTACTCTGCGGAGTTCGAGACCACGGCAGAGTTCGGGTCGCCGTCCTACGTCAGCGACGAGCGCTCGCGCAACGCCGACAAGACCAAGAACGCCATCGACGACGAGTTCGGGCCGAGCGACTACGCGCACGTCGAGGAAGCGCTCGACCGCGCGCGCCAGAACGAGATGGTCTGTGTGGACCGACAGATGGGTCGCCACCCCGACCACTCCTATCGCTGTCGGCTCTACGTCTCGAAACGTTACTCCCGCATCGCCCTCACGTGGGCGAAACTCTTCGAACCGGCCGAGGACGACCCCGAGGCGGAACCGGACTTCCTCACGGTGCAGGTCCCCGAGAACGAGGAGATTGCAGTCCGTATTCTCCCCGACGAGGGCGTCACGACCGTCCTCGGCACCGACTACACGGGCGAAGCCAAGAAGTCGTTCCTCCGACTGTTCATGCTCCGAGCGAAAGAACAGGGCGGCCTCGGACTCCACGCCGGGAGCAAGCGCGTCACGCTCCAGACCGAGGGTGACGAAGCAGGCGACACCGAGGACGTCGGCCAACTCTTCCTCGGTCTCTCCGCGACCGGTAAGTCCACCTTGACCGCCCACGGTCTCTGGCTGGACGACGACGAGGACGCGACGATGCTACAGGACGACGTGTGTGCCCTGCTCCCCGACGGCACCGTCGCCGGGAGCGAAGGCGAAGGGCTCTACGTCAAAACTATCGGCCTCGACGCCGACGAACAGCCAGCGATGCACGCGGCTGTGACCGACGACTCGGCGGTCCTCGAAAACGTAGACGTGGCCGAGGACGGCACGGTCGATTTCGACAGCGACTACCACACCTCGAACGGCCGGGCGGTCATCCAGCGCGACAAACTCGCCTCTGCTGGCGAGGACATCGACCTGCCCGAAGTGGACCAGGTGTTCTTCATCACGCGCAACCCGACGATGCCGCCGGTTGCGAAGCTCTCGCCGGAAGAGGCCGCCGTGTCGTTCATGCTCGGCGAGTCCATCCAGACCAGCGCGGGCGACCCGTCGAAGGCTGGCGAGTCCATCCGCGTCGTCGGTACGAACCCCTTCATCATGGGGTCGAAAGGCGAAGAGGGCAACCGCTTCCGTGACCTCATCGAAGACCTCGGCGTCGAGTGCTACGTCCTCAACACGGGCCACATCGGCGGAAAGGACATCGGCGTGACAGAGTCGGTGACCATCTTGCGAGAACTCGCCCGCGGTACCGTCGAGTGGACCCGCGACGACGCGACCGGCCTCACCGTGCCCAGCGACGTGCCGGGCATGGACATCGACGAGTTCGCGGTCGCGGACAACGTAGACGACTACGAACGCGCACTCGCGGACCTCCGGACCGAGCGAGAAGTTCACCTCGATACGTTCGAGGAACTCTCCGAGGACATCCGCGACGCGGTGTACTGA
- a CDS encoding rhodanese-like domain-containing protein, producing the protein MSKITPSELGDRVASDGPKSNDDDIFVLDVRPEGNYRSRHIEGSYNAPVYHDLRGGDTDSLDDHLSEIPADQTVVTVCKAGVVAKRATNHLESEGYDSVTLSGGMKGWRHYEDDTLVYRMASFVRSLLP; encoded by the coding sequence ATGAGCAAGATTACGCCGTCGGAACTCGGTGACCGAGTGGCGAGTGACGGCCCCAAGTCGAACGACGACGACATCTTCGTCCTCGACGTTCGCCCGGAAGGGAACTATCGGAGTCGTCACATCGAGGGGAGCTACAACGCACCGGTCTACCACGACCTGCGCGGCGGCGACACCGACAGCCTCGACGACCACTTGAGCGAGATTCCGGCCGACCAGACGGTCGTCACCGTCTGCAAAGCGGGCGTCGTCGCCAAGCGCGCGACGAACCATCTCGAAAGTGAAGGCTACGACTCGGTGACCCTCAGCGGCGGGATGAAGGGGTGGCGACACTACGAAGACGATACGCTGGTCTATCGGATGGCGTCGTTCGTTCGAAGCCTACTCCCCTGA
- a CDS encoding WD40/YVTN/BNR-like repeat-containing protein, translated as MRGVLGISPLEVRAKDLTVVATKRRVMVNSRAAFGPFFRGYTKTWVHAVATAALTAFGMLTFVHRGFAIIAVAAYVLPPLVLYFSGRGVGREADASEEPRADDGEAEPENVDADEETGKTDEFREDSDPDTDSDTGPATTNSARWTTAETPTNSTLFDAVVTDAGAYAVGEAGVVLTDGGSEGWKVALADGPSASGRTLRGVDATDDGNAVWFAGDDGALGRLDTETGRHADHSAPADRTDSWADVAVAGQRGEETLLLVNSSGEVLRGQYLDGELALASPSKPGSGSSLVAAALVSETDGYCCDTNSGVFRTTDGGENFDEIGLDGSDGTLTALAAPERGECLVTDDGGVSHRYDGANWTPTRLGDESLWAVGVGDELRVACGDEGFVYERGEGDWERKLTTASETLRGVAVGDERAVVVGENGTVVERTT; from the coding sequence ATGCGTGGCGTCCTCGGTATCTCCCCGCTCGAAGTGCGGGCGAAAGACCTGACCGTCGTGGCGACCAAACGTCGGGTGATGGTAAACTCCCGTGCGGCGTTCGGCCCGTTCTTCAGGGGCTACACGAAGACGTGGGTCCACGCAGTCGCTACTGCGGCACTGACGGCGTTCGGGATGCTGACGTTCGTTCACCGAGGATTTGCGATAATTGCGGTGGCGGCTTACGTCCTGCCACCGCTCGTCCTCTACTTTTCGGGGCGAGGCGTCGGCCGCGAGGCGGACGCGAGCGAGGAGCCGAGAGCAGACGACGGGGAAGCGGAACCGGAGAACGTCGATGCGGACGAGGAGACTGGGAAAACCGACGAATTTCGCGAGGATTCCGACCCCGACACCGATTCTGATACCGGACCAGCTACCACGAACTCTGCTCGGTGGACGACCGCCGAGACGCCCACAAATTCGACGCTCTTCGACGCAGTCGTCACCGACGCAGGCGCGTACGCAGTCGGCGAAGCGGGCGTCGTCCTCACGGACGGCGGTAGCGAAGGCTGGAAAGTCGCGCTCGCCGACGGTCCCAGCGCGTCCGGTCGCACACTTCGCGGCGTGGACGCCACCGACGACGGCAACGCGGTTTGGTTCGCTGGCGACGACGGCGCGCTCGGCCGACTCGACACCGAGACCGGCCGCCACGCCGACCACTCCGCTCCCGCCGACCGCACCGATTCGTGGGCGGACGTCGCCGTCGCGGGACAGCGTGGCGAGGAGACGTTACTGCTGGTGAACAGCTCTGGAGAGGTGCTTCGCGGGCAGTATCTCGACGGCGAATTGGCGTTGGCTTCGCCGAGTAAACCCGGTAGCGGGTCGAGCCTCGTCGCCGCGGCGTTAGTCTCGGAGACGGACGGCTACTGCTGTGACACCAACAGCGGCGTCTTTCGAACGACCGACGGAGGCGAGAACTTCGACGAAATCGGTCTCGACGGGTCGGACGGCACGCTCACGGCACTCGCCGCGCCGGAGCGCGGCGAGTGCCTCGTCACGGACGACGGCGGCGTCTCCCACCGCTACGACGGAGCGAACTGGACGCCGACGCGACTCGGCGACGAGTCGCTGTGGGCGGTTGGAGTCGGCGACGAACTTCGCGTCGCGTGCGGCGACGAGGGCTTCGTCTACGAGCGCGGAGAGGGCGACTGGGAACGAAAACTGACGACTGCGAGCGAGACGCTTCGTGGGGTCGCAGTCGGCGATGAACGGGCGGTAGTGGTGGGAGAGAACGGCACAGTGGTCGAGCGGACGACCTGA
- a CDS encoding pyridoxamine 5'-phosphate oxidase family protein yields the protein MSEVPPEAERLLTSEPLMAHFATCADDRPHVAPVWYHYEEGAGVAEVLTGGRKLANVRENPKVAVSVQKDTAGQAEWMVTLRGTATVIEDDEERKAAAERINPKYGATADEYPENVLVRVEVGSASYQTY from the coding sequence ATGTCCGAAGTTCCGCCAGAAGCCGAACGACTGCTCACCAGCGAACCGTTGATGGCACACTTCGCCACCTGCGCAGACGACCGTCCGCACGTCGCGCCGGTCTGGTACCACTACGAGGAGGGAGCGGGTGTCGCCGAAGTGCTGACCGGCGGCCGAAAACTGGCGAACGTCCGCGAAAATCCGAAAGTCGCGGTCTCGGTGCAGAAAGATACGGCGGGCCAAGCAGAGTGGATGGTCACGCTCCGCGGGACTGCGACCGTCATCGAAGACGACGAGGAGAGAAAAGCGGCGGCAGAGCGCATCAACCCCAAGTACGGGGCGACTGCCGACGAGTATCCCGAGAACGTATTGGTCCGAGTCGAAGTGGGGTCGGCGAGCTATCAGACGTACTGA